A section of the Phaseolus vulgaris cultivar G19833 chromosome 8, P. vulgaris v2.0, whole genome shotgun sequence genome encodes:
- the LOC137826603 gene encoding WRKY transcription factor 71-like, translating into MANEKDRFYDPFHYNHHEHQLNLSSSFPSFRDNNNSAPITTQNFQGFHHSPSHHRTTFTDCLHGSMDYNTLSRAFDMSCSSSEVISSIDENPKKPGAGDSAGISGNQSTPNSSVSSSSNEAEALIEEDSTKSQKKDKQPKGCEEGEEKPKKENKSKKKEKKAREPRFAFLTKSEIDNLEDGYRWRKYGQKAVKNSPYPRSYYRCTSQKCSVKKRVERSFQDPSVVITTYEGQHNHHCPATLRGSAASMLSAPPFFGSSYMGSSLPQDFLAQFLPSYSQNDHPNPMFHQNLSHNLHLQQQQHQQHQHQHQFQLPRDYGLLQDLLPSSFPAKQEP; encoded by the exons ATGGCGAATGAGAAGGATCGTTTTTATGACCCTTTTCATTACAACCACCATGAACATCAACTCAACCTCTCTTCAAGCTTTCCATCCTTTAGGGACAACAACAACTCTGCACCAATTACCACACAAAACTTTCAAGGCTTTCATCATAGTCCTTCTCATCATCGCACCACTTTCACTGACTGCTTACATGGTTCCATGGATTACAACACCCTCTCTAGAGCCTTTGACATGTCTTGCTCATCATCTGAAGTCATCTCCTCCATTGATGAAAACCCCAAGAAGCCTGGTGCAGGAGACTCAGCAGGGATCAGTGGGAACCAGTCAACACCCAATTCATCGGTCTCCTCCTCGTCCAATGAAGCTGAGGCACTCATAGAAGAAGACTCAACCAAAAGCCAGAAGAAAGATAAGCAACCAAAAGGGTGcgaagaaggagaagaaaagCCTAAGAAAGA GAACAAGTctaaaaagaaagagaaaaaggcAAGAGAGCCTCGTTTTGCCTTCTTGACTAAAAGTGAGATCGATAACCTTGAAGATGGATACAGATGGAGAAAATATGGACAGAAAGCAGTCAAGAATAGTCCCTACCCAAG GAGCTACTATAGGTGCACCAGTCAGAAGTGCAGTGTAAAGAAAAGGGTGGAAAGATCATTCCAAGATCCATCAGTGGTGATCACAACATATGAAGGGCAACACAACCATCACTGTCCAGCAACACTAAGGGGCAGTGCAGCCAGCATGTTGTCAGCACCTCCCTTTTTTGGTTCCTCTTATATGGGCTCAAGCTTACCCCAAGATTTTCTTGCTCAGTTTCTTCCAAGTTATAGCCAAAACGATCACCCAAATCCAATGTTCCACCAAAACCTTTCCCATAATCTCCATCTCCAGCAGCAACAACATCAACAACACCAACACCAGCACCAGTTCCAACTACCTCGTGACTATGGTTTGTTGCAAGACCTACTGCCATCATCATTCCCAGCCAAACAAGAGCCATGA